The sequence CCGAGCGCCTTGCCGCATGTATGCAGCGCGACGATGTTGTCGCTGCCCTCGAACGCGGTGGCAAGGCCGCGGCCATCCGGTCCCCAGACGCCGGTGGCATGTGCCTCGCCGACGACAAGGAATGCCTCGTGCCGATCGGCAAGCGCGACCAGGCTCTCCAGCGGCGCGTAGTCGCCATCCATGCTGTAGAGGCTTTCGACCGCGATCCAGACGCGCCCCATGCCGCCTTCGGCGCGCCAGCGCGTGATCGCATCCTCGACAGCATCGACGTCGTTATGCGCGGCGAGCTTGAACTCGGCGCGTCCGGCTTGCGCGCCCTCATGCATGCTGGCATGGGCGAGCTGGTCGAGCACCAGCAGGTCGCCCTTCTGCGGCAGGGCCGTCAGCAGAGCGAAGTTGGCGATGTAGCCGCTGCCGAAGAACAGGGCGCGATCGGCTCCGAAAAACGCCGCAGCGTCCGACTCCAGCGCCTCGTGTTCCGGCGCGTTGCCGATCCGGTGGCGCCCACCGGCGTGCCCCGCGCAATCGCCGCCGCAACCGCCTCGCCAAGTCTTTTGCAGGAGGCAAGTCCGAGATAGTCGTTCGACGAGAAGTCGAGCCCGGCGCGCGGTGCCAGCGTCCGCAGCCGGTCCTTGCGCGCCAGTCCGCGCAAGGACCGGCCATACCGGGCAAGAAGCGCCCCGTTCATTGCGCCCATTGGCTCCATGCCGAGGCGCCGAAACAGCAGAATGTCCTTGTCCTCGCCGGGATTGTCCGCCGTCAGCAGCGTGTCGCCGACGAAGATCGAATTGGCGCCGGCAAAGAAACACAGTGCCTGCATCTCGTCGGTCATGGCGGTGCGGCCGGCGGAAAGACGCACATGCGATTTCGGCATCATGATGCGCGCCAGGGCGATCACGCGCACGAATTCGATCGGCTCGATGGGCTTGGCTTCGGCAAGCGGGGTGCCCTCGATCGGGATCAGCATGTTGATCGGAACGCTTTCGGGATGCTCCGGCAGGTTGGCCAGCGTCACCAGCATGTCGATCCGGTCCACCGGCTCTTCGCCCATGCCGACAATGCCGCCGCAACAGACCTTGATGCCGCTGTCGCGGACATTGGCGAGCGTGTCCAGCCGGTCGGCAAATGTCCGGGTCGAGATGATCTCTGAGTAATAGCGCTCGGAGGTGTCGATGTTGTGGTTGTAGTAGTCGAGACCGGCCTGTTTCAGACGAGCGGCCTGCTCAAGATCGAGCATGCCGAGCGTCATGCAGGTCTCCATGCCGAGTGCCTTGACACCCTCGACCATCGCCACCACCGCGTCCATGTCGCGCGCCTTCGGGTTTCGCCAGGCCGCGCCCATGCAATAGCGGGTGGCGCCGGCATCGCGTGCCTTGGTCGCCTCGGCGATGACGCGCCGGACCTCCATCAGCTTCGACGCCTTCAACCCGCTTTCGTGATGCGCCGACTGGCTGCAATAGCCGCAATCCTCCGGGCAGCCGCCCGTCTTGATGCTGAGAAGCCGGCTCAGCTGGACCTTGTTGGGATCGAAGTTCTCGCGGTGCACGGTTTGCGCCAGGAAGAGGAGATTGTTGAAGGGAGCGTCGTGTAGAGCCCGAGCCTTCTCCAGGGTCCACATCTGGTGGCCATCGAAGGTGTGACCTTCAGGCATGGTCTTTTCTGAAATCGCTGCGTGCATCTCCATCCTGTTCCGTGTTGTGGCGAACTGCTGTCAGTGACGAAATATCAGCCATCCTCCTTCTCCTCGGCGAGAAGACCCGGCATTCCCTATCAATGGCATCGATCTGACCCGCAACTTGGTAGCCTTCTTCTTTGTGAGCCCGCTAGGTGACCAATCTTGGGAGGATGTGGGTGGTCGGGACATGCGCTCCAACACATCGGGAAATGCCGGTCATAAAGCCAAGGTCAGCCGTGCAAGAAGCCGCTCAGCCAGACGCAAATGGGGACGATCGTACATCTTGCCGTTGAGCGAGATGACACCAGCACCGACTGACCTAGCGAAGGCCTCAACCACCTCCTTCGCTTGGGCCACAGCTTCAGGCGAGGGCGTGAACACGGCGTTGATGACGGAAACCTGCCCCGGATGGATCGCCATTTTGGCGGTGAACCCGTCGCGGACTGCCTCGGCGCAATCGCTGGCAAAGCCTTCCTCGTTGCGGAAATCGGGATAAACGGTATCGACCGCAGGCACGCCGGCAGCGGCCGCCGCAAGGATTGCCATCGTTCGGGCGTGTTGGAAGAGCGCCGTATAGCAGCCTCGATAGTCGCGCGCGACTAGTGCTCCAACCGAGGCAGAAAGATCCTCGGCGCCCCAGGTCAAGCCAGACAGGCGGGTGTTCGGGCGGGCGTGTGTCGGCGCGTTAAGTACACCTTCGGCGGTTTCCGTGATGAGCGGCAGGATGCGTGTCTCGCCCTCGGCAATGCGATGACGAGCTTCGAGCAAGCACAGACGCGCGCTGAGTTCCGTGACATGATCGGCATGATTGGCCTTCGGCAGCATGATGCCGTCGGGCGCAGCAGGCATCACTGCCTCCAGATCAGCGTCGGTAAGAGCGGTCGAGAGGTCGTTGACGCGGACGTAGAGAAGCGGTCCGACGCCCTTGTTGCGTTCGACGAAGGCGCGGGTGAGCTTGCGCGCGTCTTCCTTTGCGGACAGCGCGACCGAATCTTCGAGGTCGAGGATCAGGAGGTCGGCGCCCGTCTCCATCGCCTTGTCCTGCTTGCGGGCCGAGTCGCCCGGAACGAAAAGCAGTGAGCGCATGGTCAAGCGTGCCTCTTCCGGATCATGGCCTGCCGGATAGTCTTCGCGACCAGAACGTCGTTCTGGTTATAAGCGCGGTGCTCAAACTCCACGATGCCGCGGTCAGGCTTCGACTGCGATTCACGCACGCTTTTGACCTCCGTCTCGGTGCGCACAGTGTCGCCGTGGAAGAGCGGATGCGGGTAGACGGTTTCCGTTATGCCGAGATTGCCAATCGTCGTGCCGAGGGTCGTGTCGTGGAAAGGAAATACCGATCATCAGGCCGAGCGTGAAGAGCGAGTTGACCAGCGGCCTGCCCCACTCGGTCTTCTCGGAAAAGGCGAAGTCGATGTGCAGCGGCTGCGGGTTCATCGTCATCATCGAGAACATCATGTTGTCGCTCTCGGTGACGGTGCGCGTGATCGGATGGCGGATGACCATGCCGACGTCGAATTCCTCCAGATAAAGCCCGTGCATCAGTTTCCTCCCGACTCTTCGAAGCGGACAAGCACGGTTCCGTCAGCGACCTGCGCACCCTCGGCGGCGATCTTGGCGATCGTGCCATCATGAGGTGCCGTGATCGTATGCTCCATCTTCATCGCCTCGAGGATAAGAAGTGGATCGCCCTTGCTGACCTTGAAGCCGGGCTTGGCGCGCACGAGCTTGACGAGACCGGGCATCGGCGCGCGCAGGCTGCCGGCGCCACCATAAGCATCGGCAGCTTCGTCGAGAGGATCGCGGGCGATGAAGGTGTGGCTGACCGCGCCGTCGAAGACGGTGACGTGGCCGGGCCAGATGACGGCCGATGCGAGTGCTTCGGGCAGCGACGTGGGAGAGAAACGGATAGTCTGTTCATCGACCTCAGCGCGCCAAGCGCCATTTGTCTCTGCAGTTAGGGAAACACTGATCTCGCCGGACTCGCCGAGCGAGATCGCTTTGGCAGTCGATCCGAAATGGTCGTAGCCAGTCAGGCTGGCCCAGGGGTCATTCGACGTGGCCTCGTCAACACTTGCGACCCTGAGCGCTGCGAGCGCCTTCGAACGAGCAGATGCTTCGGCCAGGGCGGTCAACGCCCCCTGCTTGCGCGCGATGAGGCCCGTATCGACATCGCCGGTGGCGAAGTCTTCGTCCTGAGCAAGCGCCGAAAGGAAGGCGGTGTTAACGGTTGAGCCGGCAACCTCAGTGACTGCCAGCGCGCTGACAAGCAGTTCTAGAGCATCTTTCCGGTCGCTTCCTTTCGTGACGATCTTGGCGATCATCGGGTCATAGAAAGATGAAATCGTATCGCCCTGTCGAACACCGGTTTCTATGCGAATCGACGAGGCTTCCGGCGGGAACCTCAGATGATACAATGTGCCGGTCGCCGGCAAGAAGCCGCGCGATGCGTCTTCGGCGTAGAGCCGCGCTTCAAAGGCGTGCCCGTCGAGATGGATGTCATCTTGCGTGAGCGGCAGTAGCTCGCCAGCAGCGACGCGTATCTGCCATTCAACGAGATCCTGTCCGGTCACCATCTCCGTCATAGGGTGTTCGACCTGAAGACGCGTATTCATCTCCATGAACCAGAATCGGTCCGCGCGAAGGCCCTCCGACGCGTCGACGATGAACTCGATCGTACCGGCACCGGAGTAATTGATCGCCTTCGCGGCCTTCACGGCGGCGTGGGTCATCGCCACGCGCATCTCCGGCGTCATGCCGGGGGCAGGCGCTTCCTCAATGACCTTCTGGTGGCGGCGCTGGGCGGAGCAGTCGCGCTCGAAGAGATGGACCCCATTGCCGTGATTGTCGCCGAAGACCTGCACCTCGATGTGGCGCGGCTTCTCTACGTACTTCTCGATCAACACCTTGTCGTCGCCGAAGGAGGCTTTCGCTTCGCGCTGCGCCGACGCGAGCGCATCGGCGAATTCTCCGGCAGTCTCGACACGGCGCATGCCCTTGCCGCCGCCTCCCGCACGCGCCTTGATCAGGACAGGAAAGCCGATCTCTATGGCCCTGGAGGCCAGCAAGGCAGGATCCTGCGCTTCGCCATGATAACCCGGCACGACCGGCACACCGGTTATTTCCATCAGGCGCTTGGCAGCGTCCTTCAGACCCATGGCGCGGATCGACGAAGCCGACGGTCCGATGAACACCAGTCCTGCCGCTTCCACCCGCTCGACGAAATCCGGGGCCTCCGACAGGAAGCCATAGCCCGGGTGGATCGCCTGCGCGCCGGTCTTGAGAGCCGCGTCGATGATGCGGTCAGCCTTCAGGTAGCTTTCGGCGACGGGGGAGGCGCCGATATGCACTGCCTCGCCGGCCATTGCTACATGAAGCGATTTCGCGTCGGCATCGGAGTAGACACCGACGGTCGCCATACCGAGCCTGCGCGCCGTCCGGATGACGCGGCAAGCGATTTCGCCGCGATTGGCGATGAGGATTTTTGAGAACAGCTTGCCCATCCTCACATCCTCCAAACGCCGGGTTTGGTGTCCTTGATCTCGGCATTGAGCGCGGCCGAGAGGCTCAGCGCCAGCACCTCGCGCGTCTTCGTCGGGTCGATGATGCCATCGTCCCAAAGCCGTGCGGACGAATAGAGCGGGTGTCCCTCGCGCTCGTATTTATCGAGGATCGGCCGGCGGAAGTCGGCTTCCTCCTCGGCGCTCCAGCTGCCACCCTTGCGTTCCATGCCTTCGCGCTTCACCAACGCCAGCACCGTCGCCGCCTGCTCGCCGCCCATGACGGATATGCGGGCATTCGGCCACATCCACAGGAAGCGCGGCGAGTAGGCGCGGCCGCACATGCCGTAGTTGCCGGCGCCGAACGAGCCACCGATGATGACGGTGACTTTCGGCACCTTGGCGGTCGCGACCGCTGCGACCAGCTTCGCGCCGTCCTTCGCGATGCCGACCGCCTCGTATTTCCGGCCGACTATGAAGCCGGTAATGTTCTGCAGGAACACAAGCAGGATCTTCCGCTGCGTGCAGAGTTCGATGAAATGCGCGCCCTTCAGCGCGCTTTCCGAGAACAGCACTCCGTTGCCGTGGATATGCGCGAAGCCGGTGACGAGCGTCGTGCCGTAATTCGCCTTGAATTCGTCGAGCTCGGAGCCGTCGACTACGCGGGTGATGACCTCGCGGACGTCGTAGGGAGTGCGCGTATCGGAGGGCACGACGCCGAGGATCTCGAGCGGGTTGAGCAGCGGCGGACGCGGCTCGCGGAGTTGCAGTTGAGAAGGCTTTACGCGGTTGAGGTTGCGCACGATCCGTCGCGTGATCGCCAGCGCATGGTTGTCGTCCTGCGCGTAGTGGTCGGCGACGCCGGACTGGCGCGTGTGGACGTCCGCACCGCCGAGATCCTCCGCGCTGACATCCTCGCCCGTCGCGGCCTTCACCAACGGCGGGCCGCCCAGGAAAATCGTGGCCTGATCGCGGACCATGATGGATTCGTCGGCCATCGCGGGAACGTAGGCGCCGCCCGCCGTGCACGAACCCATGACGCAGGCGATCTGGGGGATGCCGGCAGCGGACATTGTTGCCTGATTGTAGAAGATGCGGCCGAAGTGCTCGCGGTCGGGAAACACTTCGTGCTGGTTCGGCAGGTTCGCGCCGCCGGAATCGACTAGGTAGATGCAGGGCAGGTTGTTTTCCCGCGCGATCTCCTGCGCCCGCAGATGCTTCTTTACAGTCAGCGGGTAGTACGTGCCGCCCTTCACCGTCGCGTCGTTCACGACGATCATGACCTCCCGGCTCTCGACGCGGCCGACGCCTGCGATCATGCCTGCCGACGCGATAATGTCGCCATACATGCCCCATGCGGCGAACTGGCCGACTTCCAGAAAGGGCGAGCCCGTATCGAGAAGTTGCGCGAGCCGCTCCCGCGGCAGGAGCTTGCCGCGGGAGAGGTGGCGCTGGCGCGCGTCGTCAGGGCCACCAAGGCTGATCGACTTCGCCTTTTCGCTGATATCGGAGATCAGGCTCCGCATGCGACCCGCGTTGGCTCGGAACGGGTCAGAAGAAGTTGAGATCGAACTGCGGATGACTGGCACTTGGCTCTCCGGAATACTGTATTGGGTCAGACGCCACGCCACACCGGGGGACGCTTTTCATTGAAGGCTGCAGCTCCTTCGACTGCGTCTTCTGAAGCGATGAGAGTCTTCAATAAGTCGTCGTTCATCGCCCATCGCAGGCTACGGCCAGTCGCCAACGACGCCCTCGCCAGATCGAGGCTTGCCTTCCGGGACATCGGGGCATTCAGTGCAATTGCTCTGGCCATCATCAACGCAGTTTCTAATACTTCGGACTCGGGAACGATCCGATTGACGAGGCCAAGTTCGTAGGCCCGCTGCGCGCCGAACAATTCACCAGTCAGAAGGATTTCCGCGGCAATGACTGGCGGGAGTATTTCCCCGAGCCGGAAGGCTCCTCCGGCACCCGCAACCAGACCTCGCTTCGCCTCAGGAAGCCCGAACCTGCACGTGTCCGCAGAAACGACGAGGTCACAGGCCAACATCAATTC comes from Mesorhizobium japonicum MAFF 303099 and encodes:
- a CDS encoding HpcH/HpaI aldolase/citrate lyase family protein, which codes for MRSLLFVPGDSARKQDKAMETGADLLILDLEDSVALSAKEDARKLTRAFVERNKGVGPLLYVRVNDLSTALTDADLEAVMPAAPDGIMLPKANHADHVTELSARLCLLEARHRIAEGETRILPLITETAEGVLNAPTHARPNTRLSGLTWGAEDLSASVGALVARDYRGCYTALFQHARTMAILAAAAAGVPAVDTVYPDFRNEEGFASDCAEAVRDGFTAKMAIHPGQVSVINAVFTPSPEAVAQAKEVVEAFARSVGAGVISLNGKMYDRPHLRLAERLLARLTLAL
- a CDS encoding acetyl-CoA carboxylase biotin carboxylase subunit; the encoded protein is MGKLFSKILIANRGEIACRVIRTARRLGMATVGVYSDADAKSLHVAMAGEAVHIGASPVAESYLKADRIIDAALKTGAQAIHPGYGFLSEAPDFVERVEAAGLVFIGPSASSIRAMGLKDAAKRLMEITGVPVVPGYHGEAQDPALLASRAIEIGFPVLIKARAGGGGKGMRRVETAGEFADALASAQREAKASFGDDKVLIEKYVEKPRHIEVQVFGDNHGNGVHLFERDCSAQRRHQKVIEEAPAPGMTPEMRVAMTHAAVKAAKAINYSGAGTIEFIVDASEGLRADRFWFMEMNTRLQVEHPMTEMVTGQDLVEWQIRVAAGELLPLTQDDIHLDGHAFEARLYAEDASRGFLPATGTLYHLRFPPEASSIRIETGVRQGDTISSFYDPMIAKIVTKGSDRKDALELLVSALAVTEVAGSTVNTAFLSALAQDEDFATGDVDTGLIARKQGALTALAEASARSKALAALRVASVDEATSNDPWASLTGYDHFGSTAKAISLGESGEISVSLTAETNGAWRAEVDEQTIRFSPTSLPEALASAVIWPGHVTVFDGAVSHTFIARDPLDEAADAYGGAGSLRAPMPGLVKLVRAKPGFKVSKGDPLLILEAMKMEHTITAPHDGTIAKIAAEGAQVADGTVLVRFEESGGN
- a CDS encoding enoyl-CoA hydratase-related protein; its protein translation is MLVEKRRDITLISLNRPERRNAVDGKLSRALREAFDHFEADPSASVAIINGQGAAFCSGMDLKAFLDGEADDILFGEGRLGGLVSRNLTKPLVAAVHGVAVAGGFELMLACDLVVSADTCRFGLPEAKRGLVAGAGGAFRLGEILPPVIAAEILLTGELFGAQRAYELGLVNRIVPESEVLETALMMARAIALNAPMSRKASLDLARASLATGRSLRWAMNDDLLKTLIASEDAVEGAAAFNEKRPPVWRGV
- a CDS encoding carboxyl transferase domain-containing protein encodes the protein MPVIRSSISTSSDPFRANAGRMRSLISDISEKAKSISLGGPDDARQRHLSRGKLLPRERLAQLLDTGSPFLEVGQFAAWGMYGDIIASAGMIAGVGRVESREVMIVVNDATVKGGTYYPLTVKKHLRAQEIARENNLPCIYLVDSGGANLPNQHEVFPDREHFGRIFYNQATMSAAGIPQIACVMGSCTAGGAYVPAMADESIMVRDQATIFLGGPPLVKAATGEDVSAEDLGGADVHTRQSGVADHYAQDDNHALAITRRIVRNLNRVKPSQLQLREPRPPLLNPLEILGVVPSDTRTPYDVREVITRVVDGSELDEFKANYGTTLVTGFAHIHGNGVLFSESALKGAHFIELCTQRKILLVFLQNITGFIVGRKYEAVGIAKDGAKLVAAVATAKVPKVTVIIGGSFGAGNYGMCGRAYSPRFLWMWPNARISVMGGEQAATVLALVKREGMERKGGSWSAEEEADFRRPILDKYEREGHPLYSSARLWDDGIIDPTKTREVLALSLSAALNAEIKDTKPGVWRM